The following proteins come from a genomic window of Fibrobacter sp. UWEL:
- a CDS encoding ribose-phosphate pyrophosphokinase has translation MSDRFIVTGNFTDDPFAIDMAQYIGLREDISDVVSLKTFANSEFCPRYMLDADDLEHIGHRLEGKIVLICSVSNHERSRNDYAMRNMILARAAKDNGAERVVLVEPDLFYSAQDRGPHRIGELEKDRPDIDLKKFDGQAFTSMLYAELLKKSGVDAVVTCHNHSIKVQNLFSDIFEGHFHNLIPTDVYAHYIKNSNFVQCGKDGNNLVIVSPDKGARPFMNAVYDALQLPECKRVVMDKVRTGEREISMTFNPELSDISIDEIEGKDVIVFDDMVRTGTTIVQCCEHIKKGNPNRVCFGVTHFHTSAEAREKLNSPAIDEILTTSTLPDIMNRDCQGRLRKKLTILKLGKWMARHIMQMYGLDDGRFERDFYKIDMSSKNPRWPPQQF, from the coding sequence ATGTCAGATCGTTTTATCGTGACCGGTAACTTCACCGATGATCCGTTTGCCATCGACATGGCTCAGTACATCGGTCTCCGCGAAGACATTTCCGACGTGGTCTCCCTGAAGACTTTCGCCAACTCCGAATTCTGCCCCCGCTATATGCTGGACGCCGACGACTTGGAACATATCGGCCATCGTCTGGAAGGCAAGATTGTTTTGATTTGCTCTGTTTCTAACCACGAACGTAGCCGTAACGACTACGCCATGCGCAACATGATCCTGGCTCGCGCCGCTAAGGACAATGGCGCAGAACGCGTGGTTCTGGTTGAACCGGACCTGTTCTACTCCGCACAGGACCGCGGTCCTCATCGTATCGGCGAACTGGAAAAGGATCGTCCGGATATCGACCTGAAGAAGTTCGATGGCCAGGCATTCACCAGCATGCTTTACGCTGAATTGCTGAAGAAGTCCGGTGTGGACGCTGTGGTTACTTGCCACAACCACTCCATCAAGGTTCAGAACCTGTTCTCCGATATTTTCGAAGGTCACTTCCACAACCTGATTCCTACCGACGTTTATGCACATTACATCAAGAACAGCAACTTCGTGCAGTGCGGTAAGGACGGTAACAACCTGGTGATCGTCTCTCCGGATAAGGGCGCTCGCCCCTTCATGAACGCTGTATACGATGCCCTCCAGCTCCCCGAATGTAAGCGCGTGGTGATGGACAAGGTCCGTACCGGCGAACGTGAAATCTCCATGACCTTCAACCCGGAACTTTCCGACATCAGCATCGACGAAATCGAAGGCAAGGACGTGATCGTATTCGATGACATGGTCCGTACCGGTACTACCATCGTGCAGTGCTGCGAACACATCAAGAAGGGTAACCCCAACCGCGTGTGCTTCGGCGTCACCCACTTCCACACCAGTGCAGAAGCTCGTGAAAAGCTGAACAGCCCCGCTATCGACGAAATCCTTACCACCTCCACTCTTCCGGATATCATGAACCGTGACTGCCAGGGTCGTCTGCGCAAGAAGCTCACTATCCTGAAGCTCGGCAAGTGGATGGCTCGCCACATCATGCAGATGTACGGTCTGGATGACGGTCGCTTCGAACGCGACTTCTACAAGATCGACATGTCTTCCAAGAATCCTCGTTGGCCGCCTCAGCAGTTCTAA
- the nhaA gene encoding Na+/H+ antiporter NhaA, producing the protein MSAKVTSSDKIEDLIPETPVRKILTPIERLMQVETTGGIVLIIMTVAALLWANLGIHSYEHVWHLPFAINIAGHDLATLLGIHHGFTLHWLINDALMTIFFFNIGLEVKGEMTYGELHDPKAASLPILAAAGGMLFPALIFLGVNAATGTDASRGWGIPTATDIAFVVGCMAILGKKVPHALRVMILTLAIADDIGAILVIAIGYPSGDGIVFGALGAAFALLVLINVLFRIGVRNMFLHGIIGVAVWAFFVKSGVHPTIAGVLLGLSVPAKAVVTSGKIRGFVTGMDHVLSGESQDSNEKYRVLSLLRQSASESISLQERLYKPLVPWVNFFIMPLFALANAGVEVKLGGVEVPVMGAVALALIFGKPIGIFVFSFLAVKIGISKQPSYSWKVLWGGGMLAGIGFTMALFVASLAFDVGDRQDSAKLGILLGSFSAAILGTIYMSLVSKPSKDEPEGGHGHH; encoded by the coding sequence ATGTCCGCAAAAGTGACCAGCAGCGACAAGATCGAAGATTTGATCCCGGAAACCCCGGTTCGTAAGATTTTAACCCCCATCGAACGCTTGATGCAGGTGGAAACCACCGGCGGCATCGTTTTGATTATCATGACGGTTGCGGCCCTCCTGTGGGCAAACCTGGGTATCCATAGTTACGAACATGTGTGGCACCTGCCTTTTGCCATTAACATTGCTGGCCACGACCTGGCGACCCTCCTGGGCATCCATCACGGATTTACCCTCCACTGGCTTATTAACGACGCCCTCATGACCATCTTCTTCTTCAACATTGGTCTTGAAGTGAAGGGCGAAATGACCTACGGTGAACTTCACGATCCCAAGGCAGCAAGCCTTCCTATCCTTGCGGCTGCTGGCGGTATGCTGTTCCCGGCTTTGATTTTCCTTGGCGTAAACGCTGCTACCGGTACCGACGCTTCCCGCGGTTGGGGTATCCCTACGGCAACGGATATTGCCTTCGTGGTGGGCTGTATGGCGATCCTTGGCAAGAAGGTTCCCCACGCTCTCCGCGTTATGATCCTGACCTTGGCCATTGCGGATGATATTGGCGCAATTCTTGTGATTGCCATCGGTTACCCCAGCGGTGACGGCATTGTGTTTGGCGCCCTGGGCGCAGCCTTTGCTTTGCTGGTTCTCATTAACGTTCTGTTCCGAATTGGCGTCCGCAATATGTTCCTGCATGGGATTATTGGTGTCGCTGTATGGGCATTCTTCGTAAAGTCCGGCGTTCATCCCACTATTGCTGGTGTGCTGCTGGGCCTTTCCGTACCTGCCAAGGCTGTGGTCACTAGCGGTAAGATCCGCGGTTTTGTTACTGGCATGGACCATGTTCTTTCCGGCGAATCTCAGGACAGCAACGAAAAGTACCGTGTGCTGAGCCTCCTGAGACAGAGCGCTTCCGAAAGTATTTCCCTCCAGGAACGCCTCTACAAGCCCCTGGTACCTTGGGTCAACTTCTTTATCATGCCCCTCTTCGCTCTGGCTAACGCTGGCGTAGAAGTCAAGCTGGGTGGCGTAGAAGTTCCTGTCATGGGCGCTGTTGCTCTGGCTCTGATCTTCGGTAAGCCTATCGGTATTTTCGTCTTCAGTTTCCTGGCTGTAAAGATTGGCATTTCCAAGCAGCCCAGCTATAGCTGGAAGGTGCTGTGGGGCGGTGGCATGCTGGCCGGTATCGGCTTCACCATGGCCCTGTTCGTGGCAAGCCTCGCCTTCGATGTGGGCGACCGTCAGGACTCCGCCAAGCTGGGTATCCTGCTGGGATCCTTCAGTGCCGCAATCCTCGGTACCATCTACATGAGCCTGGTCTCCAAGCCCAGTAAGGATGAACCCGAAGGTGGTCACGGACATCACTAA
- a CDS encoding GIY-YIG nuclease family protein, translated as MLRCSGGRIYTGYAVDVQARYQQHCTGKGARFTKAFPPECILKTFELESKELALRLEARIKKLDKPQKERLTAGDEVLEQSLFSGLSEVLKPKKKRKKIISAKSNPRSGRSQGRCCRR; from the coding sequence ATGCTTCGTTGTTCTGGAGGCCGCATCTACACGGGCTATGCGGTAGATGTCCAGGCGCGCTACCAGCAGCACTGTACCGGCAAGGGGGCGCGGTTTACCAAGGCTTTCCCGCCGGAGTGTATCCTCAAAACATTTGAGCTGGAGTCCAAGGAACTGGCCCTACGCCTGGAAGCTCGAATCAAGAAGCTGGACAAGCCCCAGAAGGAGCGGCTGACCGCAGGGGACGAGGTGCTGGAACAGTCCTTGTTCAGCGGGCTGTCCGAGGTTCTTAAACCGAAAAAGAAACGCAAAAAAATTATTTCTGCAAAATCAAATCCACGATCAGGTAGATCGCAAGGGCGATGCTGCAGACGCTGA
- a CDS encoding sulfite exporter TauE/SafE family protein has translation MIDAGWWEYGQYAAFFILGAVVSLINSIAGGGSSLSLPIMIFLGIPPTVANGTNRIGLIIGNISSVHNLSKHGYLNKKLFKQLFLPSLVGACIGVFFLVSIGDKAFQAVIAGAICLVVIMSRLRKDIFGKPPATPPEKLTPGGAIGFALVSIYGCIVQIGVGFVQIFSLTRYTGLDPIHVNALKNCLTTVFLIVSTAALAVAGKVNWPIAIVMSAGAWCGGYFGSALQRKKGNKFIENFISVCSIALAIYLIVDLILQK, from the coding sequence GTGATTGACGCAGGTTGGTGGGAATACGGCCAGTACGCCGCATTCTTTATCCTGGGAGCCGTAGTTAGCCTCATCAATAGCATCGCTGGCGGCGGTAGTTCCTTAAGTCTTCCCATCATGATATTCCTGGGAATTCCTCCTACCGTGGCAAACGGCACCAACCGCATCGGCCTCATTATCGGAAACATCAGCAGCGTCCACAACTTGTCCAAGCACGGCTACCTGAACAAGAAACTGTTCAAGCAGCTGTTCCTCCCCTCTTTAGTGGGCGCATGCATTGGCGTCTTCTTTCTGGTGAGCATCGGCGACAAGGCCTTCCAGGCAGTGATCGCCGGCGCCATCTGTCTTGTGGTCATCATGAGCAGACTGCGCAAGGATATCTTCGGCAAGCCCCCTGCCACACCTCCCGAAAAACTGACTCCTGGAGGCGCCATCGGATTCGCCCTGGTATCCATCTACGGATGCATCGTGCAAATCGGCGTGGGCTTCGTCCAGATTTTCAGCCTCACCCGTTACACCGGCCTGGACCCCATTCACGTTAACGCCCTGAAGAACTGCCTTACCACCGTATTCCTGATTGTGAGCACCGCAGCCCTCGCCGTCGCCGGAAAGGTGAACTGGCCCATCGCCATCGTCATGTCCGCAGGCGCCTGGTGCGGCGGATACTTCGGCAGCGCCCTCCAGCGCAAGAAAGGCAACAAGTTCATCGAGAACTTCATCAGCGTCTGCAGCATCGCCCTTGCGATCTACCTGATCGTGGATTTGATTTTGCAGAAATAA